One genomic window of Inquilinus sp. KBS0705 includes the following:
- a CDS encoding DUF4249 domain-containing protein gives MTIRNIYPVTIATALCYIAVGCKKPYVPPVITAPSSYLVVDGVINSGADSTFIRLSLTKNLGDTTITNGVAGAALTVESQDIKYNLSEIKTGVYVHSGLNLDKTKKYRLRIKTVTHQEYLSDEVEVKQTPPIDSITFEPQSNALNINVSTHDPSNKTVYYRWDFDEDWRFHAKYSSGFEAAHDTLRLRTDDHQIYYCFNKDRSNHIALASSVKLAQDVISKGLVTTIPSYSDKISVRYTMLLRQYALTKEAYNFYENLQKNTETLGSIFDALPSEITGNIHSISNPKEPVIGFISASTVTSKRIFIDKAQLPANWVTAYPETCTQDSTIGFDAINTYILSKAMIATSGIYKQGFLIGVFRSTYECADCTVRGVVKPPPFWK, from the coding sequence ATGACGATACGCAATATATATCCGGTTACCATAGCAACAGCTCTTTGCTATATAGCGGTAGGGTGTAAAAAGCCTTACGTGCCGCCGGTTATTACCGCGCCATCGAGTTATCTGGTTGTAGACGGTGTGATAAACAGCGGTGCCGACTCTACATTTATCAGGCTAAGCCTTACAAAAAACCTGGGCGATACTACAATCACCAATGGTGTTGCAGGGGCGGCTCTGACTGTAGAAAGCCAGGACATAAAGTATAATTTGAGCGAAATAAAAACGGGGGTTTATGTCCATTCGGGGTTAAATTTAGATAAGACAAAAAAATACAGGTTGAGAATTAAAACAGTTACCCATCAGGAGTACCTATCAGACGAAGTGGAAGTAAAACAAACTCCACCGATTGATAGCATTACTTTTGAGCCCCAAAGCAATGCTTTAAACATTAACGTAAGCACACACGATCCGTCTAATAAAACAGTGTATTACCGTTGGGATTTTGACGAGGATTGGCGTTTTCATGCCAAATATTCATCAGGCTTTGAAGCCGCGCATGATACCCTCAGGCTGCGGACCGATGACCATCAAATATATTATTGTTTTAATAAAGACAGGTCTAACCATATCGCGTTGGCTTCATCTGTAAAGCTTGCCCAGGATGTTATTTCAAAAGGCCTGGTAACAACTATACCGTCTTATTCTGATAAGATAAGTGTGCGTTATACCATGCTTTTAAGGCAGTATGCACTAACAAAAGAGGCGTACAATTTTTATGAGAATTTACAAAAGAACACCGAAACTTTAGGGAGTATATTTGACGCTCTCCCATCAGAAATAACAGGTAACATCCATAGCATAAGCAACCCTAAAGAGCCGGTAATTGGCTTTATAAGCGCAAGTACGGTAACATCAAAAAGAATATTTATTGATAAGGCACAGCTACCGGCCAATTGGGTAACCGCATATCCCGAAACCTGTACGCAGGATTCGACCATAGGGTTTGATGCCATCAATACTTACATCCTGTCAAAGGCGATGATAGCAACATCTGGTATATATAAACAGGGCTTTCTAATAGGGGTATTCAGGAGTACGTACGAATGTGCTGATTGCACGGTTAGGGGAGTTGTAAAACCACCACCGTTTTGGAAATAA
- a CDS encoding DUF4249 domain-containing protein has translation MKFKRKYILYIALLAIAISCKKPYTPPQITAPSSYLVVEGTINSGSDTTFINLSRTRNLGDSVNVSGERGATVIVEGDGTSYNLPELRNGVYAHQGLNLDVTKKYHLRIKTADGQEYLSDDVEVKSAPPIDDVGYEIKDKGLQINVSTHDPANKTLYYRWEYVETWRFHTRYRSDFVVAPARDTVILRTAENQIYYCFNTVASSTISIASSTKLSQDVISKAPLTLIAPESDKISMRYSILVKQYALTKEAYEFWENLKKNTETLGSIFDALPSEISGNIHNIKNPSEPVIGYISAGAVQSKRVFIDKSQLPDTWKTAYPESCRQDTTLYVGDHGFNEVRDYILLGTAIPTASITDPRGFTIIGFYRTDPICADCTLRGRVQQPAFWK, from the coding sequence ATGAAATTTAAAAGAAAATATATTTTATATATAGCCTTGCTGGCCATAGCCATAAGCTGTAAAAAGCCTTATACACCTCCACAAATTACAGCGCCAAGCAGCTATCTGGTTGTAGAAGGAACAATAAATAGCGGCAGCGACACTACTTTTATAAACTTGAGCCGCACCCGTAACCTGGGCGACAGTGTTAATGTAAGCGGCGAACGAGGAGCAACTGTAATAGTAGAAGGTGACGGTACAAGCTACAACTTACCTGAGCTGCGTAACGGTGTTTATGCACACCAGGGACTTAATTTAGACGTGACCAAGAAATATCATTTGCGCATAAAAACAGCCGATGGGCAAGAATATCTTTCAGATGATGTAGAGGTAAAATCGGCGCCGCCAATTGATGATGTAGGCTATGAAATTAAAGACAAAGGCTTGCAAATTAATGTAAGTACCCACGATCCGGCAAATAAAACACTCTATTACCGTTGGGAATATGTAGAAACCTGGCGCTTTCATACCAGGTACCGGTCCGACTTTGTGGTGGCCCCCGCACGTGATACCGTGATACTTAGAACAGCCGAAAATCAGATATACTATTGCTTTAACACAGTAGCATCAAGTACTATTAGTATTGCATCATCAACCAAACTATCACAAGACGTTATTTCGAAGGCTCCTTTAACTTTAATCGCGCCCGAATCTGATAAAATAAGCATGCGATACAGCATTTTAGTGAAACAATATGCGTTAACTAAAGAAGCCTATGAGTTTTGGGAAAACCTTAAAAAGAATACCGAAACTTTGGGAAGTATTTTTGACGCATTACCTTCAGAAATATCAGGCAACATCCATAATATTAAAAACCCATCGGAACCTGTAATTGGCTATATAAGCGCGGGTGCGGTGCAAAGCAAACGGGTATTTATTGATAAAAGCCAATTGCCTGATACATGGAAAACCGCTTACCCGGAATCGTGCAGACAAGACACCACATTGTATGTAGGAGACCATGGTTTTAATGAAGTACGTGATTATATCTTGTTAGGCACTGCTATACCTACAGCATCAATTACAGATCCACGAGGTTTTACTATTATAGGTTTCTATCGTACCGACCCTATATGTGCCGATTGTACTTTAAGGGGCCGCGTTCAGCAGCCTGCCTTTTGGAAATAA
- a CDS encoding TonB-dependent receptor, translating into MRKRYLLVFFCLFIVKIVSAQETVKKTISVNFQQAGIEAFVADIESKSGYHFYYDAPQFDSLRVTLQANDKTVDEVLNLAFKNTNYTFAITPALQVFLTKGRAITPYLATGFFNNTPQPAAVASANTPVVEFTDDRDKKIPEATTENKLYEIGIKTNDVKSGRATLSGYIKNIKSGEAVTGASIYIAELKTGVATDQFGYFTLSLPRGKHQLIIRGLGMRDTRRQISLYSDGKIIIEMQEQVTSLKEVKISAEKVANVRSVEMGVTRLDIKSIKQVPTVFGEADILKVVLTLPGVQSVGEATTGFNVRGGSADQNLILLNDATIYNPAHFFGFFSAFNPDIVKGVELYKSSIPEKFGGRLSSILDVTDREGNKKLFTGSAGIGLITSRFNIEGPIIKNKTSFIFGGRATYSDWLLKLLPNEYKNSQASFYDFNLDISHQINDKNNIYITSYISRDKFKLNSDTSYSYANRNFNIKWKHNYNDKLFSLFTVGSDHYEYNIASYDNPVNAYKLDFDINQTNLKTDFTYYMSRQHTLSFGLNSIYYKLHPGNFQPNYAQSLVLPDVIDAQQALESALYLGDKYDVTPDLSVSFGVRYSIYNFLGPQTVNNYAPNLPKNSTNLLDSTTYKGGQIINTYHGPEIRVSARYNLGDDMSVKAGYNTLRQYIHLLSNTTAIAPTDVWQLSNPNIKPQYGDQTSLGLYRNFQSNTIETSVEVYYKHLYDYLDYRSGATLVLNHHIETDVINTKGKAYGVEFLVKKNTGKANGWISYTYSRTFLKQDDPNAGQPVNNGNYYPANYDKPHSFNFIGNYRFSHRFSVSLNVTYSTGRPITLPIAKYYYAGSERVYYSDRNAYRIPDYFRSDFSMNIEGNHKVHQKTHNSFTIGVYNLTGRQNAYSTYFTQQAGVISGYKLSIFATPVPFINYNIRF; encoded by the coding sequence ATGAGAAAACGTTACCTATTAGTTTTTTTCTGCTTGTTTATCGTTAAAATAGTTTCGGCCCAGGAAACGGTTAAAAAAACAATCAGCGTAAATTTTCAACAGGCGGGTATCGAGGCTTTTGTTGCTGATATCGAAAGTAAAAGCGGTTATCATTTTTATTATGATGCACCCCAGTTTGATAGCTTAAGGGTTACCCTGCAGGCTAATGATAAAACGGTAGATGAAGTGCTTAACCTTGCTTTTAAAAACACCAATTACACTTTTGCTATTACCCCAGCCCTGCAAGTATTTTTAACCAAAGGCCGCGCAATTACCCCATACCTGGCAACAGGCTTTTTTAATAATACGCCACAACCGGCCGCGGTTGCCAGTGCCAATACACCCGTTGTAGAATTTACCGACGACAGGGATAAAAAAATACCCGAAGCCACTACCGAGAACAAGCTTTATGAAATTGGCATTAAAACAAACGATGTTAAAAGTGGTAGGGCTACCTTATCGGGGTATATAAAAAATATAAAATCGGGCGAGGCGGTTACGGGGGCCAGTATTTACATTGCCGAATTAAAAACAGGCGTAGCAACCGACCAGTTTGGGTATTTTACGCTTAGCCTGCCGCGCGGTAAGCACCAGCTTATTATACGCGGCCTGGGCATGCGCGATACCCGCCGGCAAATAAGCCTTTACTCGGACGGGAAGATAATTATTGAAATGCAGGAGCAGGTAACCAGCCTAAAAGAGGTAAAAATATCTGCAGAAAAAGTTGCCAACGTACGCAGTGTCGAAATGGGAGTTACCCGTTTAGATATTAAAAGCATTAAGCAGGTGCCAACTGTTTTTGGCGAGGCTGATATACTAAAGGTAGTATTAACGCTACCGGGGGTGCAATCAGTAGGCGAGGCTACTACCGGCTTTAATGTTAGGGGTGGCTCGGCCGATCAGAATTTGATATTGCTTAACGATGCTACAATTTACAACCCTGCTCACTTCTTTGGTTTCTTCTCGGCATTTAACCCCGACATTGTAAAAGGTGTTGAACTATATAAAAGCAGCATCCCCGAAAAATTTGGCGGAAGGTTATCATCAATATTAGATGTTACCGACAGGGAAGGGAATAAAAAGCTGTTCACCGGGTCGGCAGGTATTGGTTTAATAACCAGCCGGTTTAATATTGAAGGGCCGATAATAAAAAATAAAACCTCGTTTATTTTTGGTGGCCGTGCCACCTACTCAGATTGGTTGCTTAAACTATTGCCCAATGAATATAAAAACAGCCAGGCATCGTTTTATGATTTTAACCTGGATATAAGCCACCAGATAAACGATAAAAACAACATTTATATAACCAGCTACATAAGCCGCGATAAGTTTAAGCTAAACAGCGATACCTCTTACAGTTATGCCAACCGTAATTTTAACATAAAATGGAAACATAACTACAACGATAAACTGTTTAGCCTGTTTACTGTAGGAAGCGACCACTACGAGTATAACATTGCCAGCTATGACAACCCCGTAAATGCCTATAAATTGGATTTTGATATTAACCAAACCAATTTAAAAACAGATTTTACCTATTACATGAGCAGGCAGCACACGCTTAGCTTTGGTTTAAACAGTATATATTACAAATTGCACCCGGGTAACTTTCAACCTAATTACGCGCAATCGTTGGTACTGCCTGATGTAATTGACGCGCAGCAGGCTTTGGAGAGCGCCCTTTACTTAGGCGATAAATATGACGTTACGCCCGATCTGTCGGTAAGTTTTGGTGTACGCTACTCCATATATAACTTTTTAGGGCCGCAAACGGTTAATAATTACGCACCTAACCTACCTAAAAACAGCACCAATTTGCTCGATAGCACTACCTATAAAGGCGGTCAGATAATTAACACATACCACGGCCCCGAAATAAGGGTATCGGCACGTTATAACTTGGGCGATGATATGTCGGTTAAGGCTGGCTATAATACGCTTAGGCAGTATATACACCTGCTGTCGAATACCACAGCTATAGCGCCTACAGATGTTTGGCAGCTAAGTAACCCTAATATTAAACCGCAGTACGGCGATCAAACTTCGTTAGGCTTATACCGTAATTTTCAATCCAATACCATCGAAACATCGGTAGAAGTCTATTACAAGCACCTTTATGATTACCTTGATTACCGCAGCGGCGCAACCCTTGTATTAAACCATCATATCGAAACCGATGTGATTAACACCAAAGGAAAAGCATATGGCGTAGAGTTTTTGGTGAAAAAAAATACAGGTAAAGCAAACGGTTGGATTAGCTACACCTACTCGCGCACTTTCCTGAAACAAGACGACCCGAATGCAGGCCAGCCGGTTAACAATGGTAACTATTACCCGGCCAATTACGATAAGCCGCATAGCTTTAACTTTATTGGTAACTACCGTTTTTCGCATCGGTTTAGCGTATCGTTAAACGTTACTTACAGTACCGGCAGGCCAATTACTTTACCTATTGCCAAGTACTATTATGCCGGCTCAGAAAGGGTGTATTACTCCGACAGGAATGCCTATCGTATACCCGACTATTTCCGCAGCGATTTTTCGATGAATATAGAGGGTAACCACAAAGTGCATCAAAAAACGCATAATTCGTTTACTATTGGCGTATATAATCTAACCGGCAGGCAAAATGCCTACTCTACCTATTTTACTCAACAAGCGGGTGTAATTAGCGGGTATAAGCTATCCATATTTGCAACGCCGGTTCCGTTCATCAATTATAATATCAGGTTTTAA
- a CDS encoding S41 family peptidase, protein MIKDKDKKSSYYKRPLIIAGALTFAVTIWSFNDDLFQISKNLDVFASVYKEVNINYVDDINSAKLVKTGVDAMLDGLDPYTEFVPESEIEDYKLHYVSTQYGGIGASIFARDGKIYISDIFTGFPAQKADIRQGDQMVKINDIDLTGKTNDQVSLLLKGSKGAAIKLTMKRDNEPEVVKNLVRDEIKQPNVVYSGMVGGNMGYIKLNKFLENSADEVTNALVAIKKNNPNGIILDLRSNGGGILQEAVKIVNLFVPKDVMVVSQKGKIKEKNFTYNTVATPMEPNLPLVVLVNGRSASASEIVAGALQDLDRAIIIGQRSYGKGLVQQTFNLPYNSLVKITVAKYYVPSGRCVQEIDYTHRKDDGSVIKVADSLIHEFKTKNGRSVYDGSGIYPDIFIKQDKFANVTQALVSKLLVFDYATQYRNSHPKLEDPRGFTLSDVEYNNFVSYVAGKNYTYTTISEKLLNTLKTEATKEKQYTAIQAEYDALKAKLQSSKKNDLQQHKDEIKQILENEIASRYYYEKGRYESNFKYDQEIAEAIKTMQDKTQLASILKGEGNFKTIGKPVLAMAGKKDDKDNNDE, encoded by the coding sequence ATGATAAAGGATAAGGATAAAAAGAGCAGCTATTACAAACGGCCGCTAATTATAGCCGGCGCGCTAACGTTTGCTGTTACCATTTGGAGCTTTAATGACGACCTTTTCCAGATATCAAAAAACCTGGATGTATTTGCATCGGTATATAAAGAGGTAAATATTAACTATGTTGATGATATTAACTCGGCCAAGCTGGTAAAAACAGGCGTTGACGCTATGTTAGACGGCCTGGACCCCTACACCGAATTTGTACCCGAATCGGAAATTGAAGATTACAAGCTGCACTATGTAAGCACACAATACGGTGGTATAGGTGCAAGTATTTTTGCCCGCGACGGCAAAATTTATATATCAGATATATTTACAGGTTTCCCGGCACAAAAGGCCGATATACGCCAGGGCGACCAAATGGTGAAGATAAACGATATTGACCTTACCGGTAAAACCAACGACCAGGTGAGCCTTTTGCTTAAAGGATCTAAAGGGGCCGCCATAAAACTCACCATGAAACGCGATAACGAGCCTGAGGTTGTTAAAAACCTGGTCCGCGACGAGATAAAACAACCTAATGTAGTATACTCGGGCATGGTTGGCGGTAATATGGGCTACATTAAACTGAATAAGTTTTTAGAGAATTCGGCCGATGAAGTAACCAACGCCTTGGTGGCTATCAAAAAAAACAACCCCAACGGTATTATATTAGACCTGCGATCGAACGGTGGCGGTATTTTACAGGAGGCTGTAAAAATTGTTAACCTGTTTGTACCAAAGGATGTGATGGTGGTGTCGCAAAAAGGAAAAATCAAAGAGAAAAACTTTACCTACAATACGGTAGCCACCCCAATGGAACCTAATTTGCCTTTAGTGGTGCTGGTAAACGGCAGATCCGCTTCGGCATCAGAAATTGTCGCCGGTGCCTTGCAGGACCTTGACCGCGCTATTATTATAGGCCAGCGCAGCTACGGCAAGGGCCTGGTACAACAAACCTTTAACTTACCTTATAATAGCCTGGTAAAAATTACTGTAGCTAAATATTATGTACCGTCGGGCCGTTGCGTGCAGGAGATAGATTACACCCACCGTAAAGATGATGGCAGCGTAATTAAAGTAGCCGACTCGCTGATACACGAGTTTAAAACCAAAAATGGCCGCTCGGTTTATGATGGCAGCGGTATCTACCCCGACATTTTTATCAAGCAGGATAAGTTTGCCAATGTTACACAGGCATTAGTGAGCAAGCTGCTGGTTTTTGATTATGCTACGCAATACCGTAACAGCCACCCTAAATTGGAAGATCCGCGCGGCTTTACCTTATCTGATGTGGAGTACAATAACTTCGTATCTTATGTGGCCGGTAAAAATTATACCTATACAACCATATCAGAAAAATTGCTGAATACCCTAAAAACAGAAGCTACTAAAGAGAAGCAATACACCGCCATACAGGCCGAATATGATGCCTTAAAAGCTAAACTGCAAAGCAGCAAAAAAAACGACCTTCAACAGCATAAAGACGAAATAAAGCAAATACTTGAAAACGAGATAGCATCGCGTTATTATTACGAAAAGGGCCGCTACGAGTCGAATTTTAAATACGACCAGGAAATTGCCGAAGCGATAAAAACCATGCAGGACAAAACCCAACTGGCATCCATACTAAAAGGCGAAGGCAACTTTAAAACTATAGGCAAGCCGGTATTGGCTATGGCAGGTAAAAAAGACGATAAAGATAATAACGACGAGTAA
- a CDS encoding PorT family protein, with translation MKKFFLSVAIVAAGIVGARAQSTIGIKAGVNFSKINTDNVNESTVAGYQAGLFGRFGSSLYLQPELYLGSSGGKFNFNTNNTTVTSDGKVTFTTLNVPLLLGKSFGGDNLNFRIMAGPIYSYVLNKNQNFSDNVGGAYNDFGDYKKSTLGFQAGGGVDIGRITADLRYEGGLTKINESYGQRQNLWALSVGFKLL, from the coding sequence ATGAAAAAGTTTTTTTTAAGCGTTGCGATAGTAGCAGCAGGCATAGTAGGCGCAAGGGCGCAATCAACAATAGGTATTAAAGCCGGTGTTAATTTTTCAAAAATAAACACCGATAATGTAAACGAATCGACCGTTGCGGGCTACCAGGCGGGTTTATTTGGCCGTTTTGGCAGTTCGTTGTACTTACAGCCCGAGCTTTATTTGGGCAGCAGTGGTGGTAAGTTTAACTTTAATACTAACAATACTACGGTTACCAGTGATGGTAAGGTAACCTTTACCACTTTAAATGTACCCCTGTTACTGGGTAAATCTTTCGGTGGCGATAATTTGAATTTCAGGATAATGGCCGGGCCCATTTACAGCTATGTTTTAAACAAAAACCAAAACTTTAGCGATAATGTGGGCGGCGCTTATAACGATTTTGGCGATTACAAGAAAAGCACGCTGGGTTTCCAGGCGGGCGGCGGCGTTGATATTGGCCGCATTACTGCCGATTTACGTTACGAAGGCGGCCTTACCAAAATTAACGAAAGCTACGGCCAGCGCCAAAATCTTTGGGCTTTAAGCGTTGGCTTTAAGTTGCTTTAA
- a CDS encoding winged helix-turn-helix transcriptional regulator, translated as MPHRKPQNLEIDNLDIQILSILMKNATTPYTEIAKELIVSGGTIHVRMKKLEEMGVIKGASLEVNPQKLGYDVTAFLGIFLEKGSQYNEAVKQLKMVPEIVELHYTTGSWSIFAKIVCHDTNHLREVLNEQIQSVKGIQRTETFISLEESIKRQITLD; from the coding sequence ATGCCTCACAGGAAACCTCAAAATTTAGAAATTGATAATCTGGATATACAGATTTTATCAATATTGATGAAAAATGCAACTACTCCGTACACGGAAATTGCAAAGGAACTGATCGTTTCGGGCGGAACCATACACGTGCGGATGAAAAAGTTGGAGGAGATGGGTGTAATTAAAGGTGCCAGCCTGGAAGTTAATCCGCAAAAATTGGGTTACGATGTAACCGCCTTCCTGGGTATATTCCTGGAGAAGGGCTCGCAGTATAACGAAGCGGTTAAACAATTAAAAATGGTTCCCGAAATTGTAGAGTTGCACTACACCACCGGCAGCTGGAGCATTTTCGCTAAGATAGTTTGCCACGACACCAACCACCTGCGCGAGGTATTGAACGAGCAGATACAAAGCGTAAAAGGCATACAACGCACCGAAACATTTATATCATTAGAGGAAAGCATTAAAAGGCAAATAACGCTGGACTAA
- a CDS encoding NADP-dependent glyceraldehyde-3-phosphate dehydrogenase has product MQNFKDQLQAMFVPEENIPAEHRISEVHQREYLVNGEMRPWDGEVAKVYSPVCIPDADGVLTRKLIGTYPVCTETEAMEAMEAALQAYDNGRGEWPTMSVANRIKCMDKFVYKMLEQRSLVVKLLMWEIGKSYADSAKEFDRTVEYINATIDGLKDIDRQSSRFEMAEGLVAQIRRSPLGVVLCMGPFNYPLNETFTTLIPALIMGNTILFKPPKHGTLLHYPLLTAFKDAFPKGVVNTIYGRGAVVTPGLMATGKINVLAFIGSSKVANDLKKRHPKVNRLRAVLSLDAKNAAIVTKNADLKLAVSECILGALSFNGQRCTAIKIIFVHKQVADEFLKLLSAAVEALKPGLPWDKDVKLTPLPEPHKPAYLKECIDDAIANGAKVINEHGGITAESFVFPAVVYPVTENMKLYREEQFGPIIPVIPFESIEEPITYQIDSPHGMQVSIFSNDAKEISSLIDPFVNLVSRVNINSQCQRGPDVFPFTGRKDSAEGTLSVHDALRSFSIRSLVATKMNDTNKQLINEIVNDNDSNFLSTKFIL; this is encoded by the coding sequence ATGCAAAACTTTAAAGACCAACTACAGGCCATGTTTGTGCCCGAAGAAAATATACCTGCCGAACATCGCATAAGCGAAGTGCATCAGCGCGAATACCTCGTAAACGGCGAAATGCGCCCCTGGGATGGCGAAGTAGCCAAAGTATATTCGCCTGTGTGTATCCCTGATGCCGATGGCGTGTTGACGCGCAAACTAATAGGCACATACCCGGTATGTACCGAAACCGAAGCTATGGAGGCTATGGAGGCCGCCCTGCAAGCCTATGACAACGGCCGCGGCGAATGGCCCACCATGAGCGTTGCAAACCGTATAAAGTGCATGGACAAGTTTGTTTATAAAATGCTGGAGCAACGCAGCCTGGTAGTTAAACTGCTGATGTGGGAAATTGGCAAATCGTACGCCGACTCGGCCAAGGAGTTTGACCGCACAGTTGAGTACATTAACGCTACCATAGATGGCTTAAAGGATATAGACAGGCAATCGTCGCGGTTTGAGATGGCCGAAGGGCTTGTTGCACAAATACGCCGATCGCCGCTTGGGGTAGTACTTTGCATGGGACCTTTTAACTATCCGCTTAACGAAACTTTTACCACGCTTATACCGGCCCTTATTATGGGCAATACCATTTTATTTAAACCACCAAAACATGGCACGCTTTTACACTACCCTTTGCTAACTGCTTTTAAGGATGCGTTCCCTAAAGGCGTGGTAAATACCATTTACGGGCGCGGGGCTGTGGTTACACCGGGCCTTATGGCTACCGGCAAAATAAATGTATTAGCCTTTATAGGCAGCAGCAAAGTGGCAAACGATTTAAAAAAGCGCCACCCCAAAGTAAACCGCTTACGCGCGGTATTAAGCCTTGATGCCAAAAATGCGGCCATTGTAACCAAAAATGCCGACCTTAAGCTGGCTGTAAGCGAATGTATACTGGGCGCCCTGTCGTTTAACGGGCAGCGCTGTACAGCCATTAAAATAATTTTTGTACACAAACAAGTAGCCGACGAGTTTTTGAAGCTGCTGAGCGCGGCTGTTGAGGCCCTAAAGCCCGGCCTTCCCTGGGATAAGGATGTTAAACTTACCCCACTGCCCGAGCCACATAAGCCGGCCTATTTAAAAGAATGTATAGATGATGCCATAGCCAATGGTGCCAAAGTGATAAACGAACATGGCGGCATCACTGCGGAGTCGTTTGTTTTCCCGGCGGTGGTGTACCCTGTAACCGAAAATATGAAGCTTTACCGCGAAGAGCAGTTTGGCCCCATTATACCGGTTATCCCGTTTGAATCTATCGAAGAGCCGATAACCTACCAGATAGATTCGCCGCATGGTATGCAGGTGAGTATTTTTAGTAACGATGCTAAAGAGATATCATCGTTGATAGACCCCTTTGTAAATTTGGTAAGCCGCGTAAACATCAACAGCCAGTGCCAGCGCGGGCCTGATGTATTCCCTTTTACCGGGCGAAAGGACAGTGCCGAAGGTACACTATCTGTACATGACGCGCTAAGGTCGTTCTCCATCCGGTCGTTGGTAGCCACCAAAATGAACGATACCAATAAGCAACTGATCAACGAGATAGTGAACGATAACGATTCGAACTTTTTAAGTACAAAGTTTATACTGTAA
- a CDS encoding peroxiredoxin: protein MLTIGQQFPQFSKIAVTSIEKGKEFETITSDYLTNEDNVWTVMFWWPKDFTFVCPTEIAEFNKNFGEFRDRDTRLIGASTDSEFVHAAWRRDHDDLRDLKFPMLADTSKSLAEDLGILEPNEKVAYRATFIIDPQGIIRWVCVNDLSVGRNVKEVLRVLDGLQTDELCPCNWEKGQETLTV, encoded by the coding sequence ATGTTAACAATAGGACAACAGTTTCCGCAATTTTCTAAAATAGCGGTAACAAGCATCGAAAAAGGTAAAGAGTTTGAAACAATAACTTCTGACTACCTAACCAATGAGGATAACGTTTGGACGGTAATGTTTTGGTGGCCAAAGGATTTCACTTTTGTGTGCCCTACAGAAATTGCCGAGTTCAACAAAAACTTTGGCGAATTCCGCGACCGTGATACCCGCCTGATAGGCGCATCAACAGATAGCGAATTTGTACACGCTGCCTGGAGAAGAGACCATGACGATTTGCGCGATCTGAAATTCCCTATGCTGGCTGATACTTCAAAATCATTAGCCGAAGATTTAGGCATATTAGAGCCAAATGAAAAGGTTGCTTACCGTGCTACCTTCATTATCGACCCACAAGGCATCATCCGTTGGGTGTGTGTTAACGATTTAAGCGTTGGCCGTAACGTTAAAGAAGTCTTACGTGTATTGGATGGCTTACAAACCGACGAACTTTGCCCATGTAACTGGGAAAAAGGCCAGGAAACTTTAACTGTTTAA
- a CDS encoding alkylhydroperoxidase: MSESTEIITELLQSINVDTTYRTSSLNLLEAGESRYLRDLKLNFSSTLTSEHLSAKECALLGLSTAINNNNQPLTAFYTKYAEEQGATPAEVAEAVGCASLLASNNVFYRFRHFTQKEKYTQIPARIRMQLMMKPVTGKEFFELMSLAISAVNGCEMCVNAHEDSLIKMGTTEERIFDAVRIASLVTATGKILF, encoded by the coding sequence ATGAGCGAAAGCACCGAAATAATAACCGAATTGCTGCAAAGCATTAATGTTGATACTACCTACCGCACATCAAGCCTTAATTTATTAGAGGCCGGCGAAAGCCGCTACCTGCGCGATCTGAAACTGAATTTTAGCAGCACCTTAACATCCGAGCATTTAAGCGCTAAAGAGTGCGCCTTGCTTGGTTTAAGCACTGCTATCAATAACAACAACCAGCCGCTTACTGCTTTTTACACTAAATATGCCGAAGAGCAGGGCGCTACACCCGCCGAGGTTGCCGAAGCTGTTGGCTGTGCATCGTTGTTGGCATCAAATAACGTTTTTTATCGTTTCAGGCATTTTACCCAAAAAGAAAAGTACACGCAAATACCTGCCCGCATACGCATGCAGTTAATGATGAAACCGGTAACCGGCAAAGAGTTTTTTGAATTGATGAGTTTAGCCATTTCGGCGGTAAATGGCTGCGAAATGTGTGTAAACGCGCACGAGGACTCGTTAATAAAAATGGGCACAACCGAGGAGCGTATTTTTGATGCGGTGCGTATTGCATCGCTGGTTACAGCTACTGGCAAAATTCTTTTTTAA